A DNA window from Paraclostridium bifermentans contains the following coding sequences:
- a CDS encoding 2'-5' RNA ligase family protein has protein sequence MRYVIVSVTKGNAGDFNNRLRKNLFEKFGAKSSKLPPHFTIKSPFESEDLSSLENMLQKFCNSNPISKYKIDGYEHFDDRVVYMKVLMSPQGKIIHDKLISELEKFKYIKFNNHDGKDKIFHVTLASKKIKKSYKDIFNYVTPIPCSFDCTFDNISIFKWQDDTWVLHKEYLFK, from the coding sequence ATGAGATATGTTATAGTATCAGTAACCAAAGGAAATGCAGGTGATTTTAATAATAGACTTCGAAAAAACTTATTTGAAAAATTTGGAGCTAAATCTTCAAAACTTCCACCACACTTTACAATAAAATCTCCATTTGAATCAGAAGATTTATCATCACTTGAAAATATGTTACAAAAGTTTTGTAATTCAAATCCTATTTCTAAATATAAAATAGATGGTTATGAACATTTTGATGACCGTGTTGTTTATATGAAAGTTTTAATGAGCCCTCAGGGAAAAATAATCCATGATAAATTAATATCAGAGTTAGAAAAGTTTAAATATATTAAATTCAATAATCACGATGGAAAAGATAAAATTTTTCATGTAACTTTAGCATCTAAAAAGATCAAGAAAAGTTATAAGGACATTTTCAATTATGTAACTCCAATACCGTGTAGCTTTGATTGTACTTTTGATAATATATCAATATTTAAATGGCAAGATGATACATGGGTTTTACATAAAGAATATTTATTTAAATAG
- a CDS encoding ABC transporter permease has product MVKYIIKRLLTAVVVLLGISIIIFALIHLQPGNPYSTMIDPTVPPEVVKEMLDKIGYNDPIHIKYFKWISRAIKGDLGYSIYYGKPVLDIIASRMSNTVILATFSLCLSIVLGIGIGIISAIKKNTLFDKVFTTISFVGVSIPAFFFGLILIKIFAFDLKLLPVSGMKTLGSDYTGIKAMLDGLKHIILPGIVLSFLQSTAFMRYTRSSMIDVLDKAYITTARSKGLSLNKAIFRHGLKNALIPIVTIICLQIPFLFSGALLTETVFVWPGIGRLSYEAVLNRDYSLIMGILMILSIIILISNLIADILYAIIDPRIRYDK; this is encoded by the coding sequence GTGGTTAAATATATTATAAAAAGACTACTAACGGCAGTAGTAGTTTTGCTAGGAATTTCAATAATTATATTTGCTCTTATACACTTACAACCTGGTAATCCATATTCAACAATGATAGATCCAACTGTACCACCAGAAGTAGTAAAAGAGATGTTAGATAAAATTGGCTATAATGATCCTATTCATATAAAGTATTTTAAGTGGATTTCAAGGGCAATTAAAGGAGATTTAGGGTATTCAATTTACTATGGAAAGCCAGTTTTAGATATAATAGCTTCAAGGATGTCGAATACAGTTATATTAGCTACATTTTCACTATGCTTAAGTATAGTATTAGGAATTGGCATAGGAATTATATCTGCAATAAAGAAAAATACTTTATTTGATAAAGTATTTACGACTATATCATTTGTAGGGGTTTCTATACCAGCATTTTTCTTTGGTCTTATATTAATAAAAATATTTGCATTTGATTTAAAATTATTACCTGTATCGGGAATGAAAACTCTAGGAAGTGATTACACTGGAATTAAAGCTATGCTTGATGGATTGAAACATATTATACTTCCAGGTATAGTTTTATCATTTTTACAAAGTACAGCATTTATGAGGTACACGAGGTCATCTATGATAGATGTACTAGATAAAGCTTATATAACTACGGCTAGATCAAAGGGATTGAGTCTAAACAAGGCTATATTTAGACATGGGTTGAAAAATGCACTCATACCTATAGTTACTATAATTTGCTTACAAATACCTTTTTTATTTTCAGGAGCTCTTTTAACAGAGACTGTATTTGTATGGCCAGGTATAGGAAGACTTAGTTATGAGGCTGTTTTAAATAGAGACTACTCTTTGATAATGGGGATTTTGATGATTCTTTC
- a CDS encoding acetate uptake transporter, which produces MTNETKVKVVTADPSALGLFGLAMITLVASSSKLGLTSGISLVLPWAIFLGATAQLFACINDFKHNNTFGATAFGGYAFFWYAVGFTWLIQNGVFGPELQASADPKQLGFAYLGYLIFTLFMTVGAMETHKVLFIIFVLIDCLFIGLTLSSFGIMEHAAHQFAAYSELGIAIFSFYGSAAAVLNTHFGRVFLPVGKPFGIFKK; this is translated from the coding sequence ATGACAAACGAAACAAAAGTAAAAGTTGTAACAGCTGATCCTTCAGCATTAGGACTTTTCGGACTAGCAATGATAACATTAGTTGCATCATCTTCTAAGTTAGGCTTAACTTCTGGAATATCTTTAGTTTTACCATGGGCTATATTCTTAGGAGCTACTGCTCAATTATTTGCATGTATAAACGACTTTAAACACAATAATACATTTGGAGCTACTGCTTTTGGTGGATATGCATTCTTCTGGTATGCAGTTGGTTTTACTTGGTTAATACAAAACGGAGTTTTTGGACCTGAATTACAAGCTTCTGCTGATCCTAAACAATTAGGTTTTGCTTACTTAGGATATTTAATATTCACATTATTTATGACTGTTGGAGCTATGGAAACTCATAAAGTATTATTTATAATATTTGTTCTTATAGACTGCTTATTCATAGGGTTAACTTTAAGTTCATTTGGTATAATGGAACACGCTGCTCATCAATTTGCAGCATATTCTGAGTTAGGAATAGCAATATTCTCATTCTACGGTTCTGCTGCAGCTGTTTTAAACACTCACTTTGGTAGAGTATTTTTACCTGTAGGAAAGCCATTTGGAATATTTAAGAAGTAA
- a CDS encoding isochorismatase family cysteine hydrolase: MEKLLNDLKYMKESLIQLEDINIDELDMEKTILFIVDMNNGFAKKGSLYSDRVEKLINPIKKLGDYVVSKNCKIVAFTDSHTKESIELQSYPIHCLSDDEESEVVNEIKSIRNIKIVPKNSTNGFFCLNNISFKNIENVIIVGDCTDICIYQFAVTLKSYFNQNNIYKQIIVPMDLVDTYDIPKVHNAEIMNIVFFNSMIQNGIKVVKNIIYK, encoded by the coding sequence GTGGAAAAGCTATTAAATGATTTAAAATATATGAAAGAGAGTTTAATTCAATTAGAAGATATAAATATTGATGAGTTAGATATGGAAAAAACCATATTATTTATTGTGGATATGAATAATGGATTTGCTAAAAAAGGTTCTCTATATTCAGATAGAGTAGAAAAGTTAATAAATCCCATTAAAAAATTAGGTGATTATGTAGTAAGTAAAAATTGTAAAATTGTAGCATTTACAGATAGCCATACTAAAGAATCTATAGAGCTACAAAGTTATCCAATTCATTGTTTAAGTGATGATGAAGAAAGTGAAGTTGTTAACGAAATAAAATCTATTAGAAACATAAAGATAGTACCTAAAAATTCTACTAATGGATTTTTCTGCTTGAATAATATAAGTTTTAAAAATATTGAAAATGTTATAATTGTTGGAGACTGTACTGATATTTGTATTTATCAATTTGCAGTAACATTGAAGTCTTATTTTAATCAAAATAATATTTATAAACAAATTATAGTACCAATGGATTTAGTAGATACTTACGATATACCGAAAGTACATAATGCTGAAATTATGAACATAGTATTTTTTAATAGTATGATTCAAAATGGAATTAAAGTCGTAAAAAACATAATATATAAATAA
- a CDS encoding oleate hydratase, with protein MGNFQNIKTLKPSFIENKHAYLIGGGIASLAAAVFLIRDGHMDGNHITILEETDILGGAMDGYGNFENGYLIRGGREMEEHYECTWDLFSSIPSLDDPTISILEEFRELNIKDPNESTCRILENCGKKGDFSSLGLNDLHIKQLAKLFLKTEDELGPTTVNQFFDKSFFDTNMWCFWRSMFAFETWHSVVEMKRYMERFIHLLPGMNSMKNIMFSKYNQYDSFILPLKNWLKSKGVIFNLNSQVTNLSMEINEDIKKVTAIHLLRGKNKDVINVTENDLVFVTTGSMTENSTIGNMDTAPVLNSDEGACWTLWKNISKNHPSFGNPEVFCSDIDKSKWESFTITCKDSKLIKKLQDLTGRDPYSGKVVTGGIITIKDSNWLLSITCNRQPHFINQPKDVIVLWAYGLFPDNIGNFVKKKMCDCTGSELAMELLYHMGLENDIPEILDTVNVIPCMMPYVTSQFMPRTKGDRPDVVPKGSVNFAFLGQFVEIPGDCVFTVEYSVRSAMMGVYSLLNIDRNIPEVYPSKYDIRSISAATKTLYGKRPLPGEFLIKKLLQNTSLDGLI; from the coding sequence ATGGGTAACTTTCAAAATATTAAAACTTTAAAACCAAGTTTTATTGAAAACAAACATGCATACTTAATAGGAGGTGGTATAGCCTCTTTAGCTGCAGCTGTATTTTTAATTAGAGATGGTCACATGGATGGCAATCACATTACGATTTTAGAGGAAACAGATATTCTTGGTGGTGCTATGGATGGATATGGTAATTTTGAAAATGGTTATTTAATTCGTGGCGGACGCGAAATGGAAGAACACTATGAATGTACTTGGGACTTATTTTCTAGTATTCCATCTTTAGATGATCCAACTATAAGTATTTTAGAAGAATTTAGAGAGTTAAATATTAAAGATCCTAATGAATCTACTTGTAGAATTTTAGAAAACTGTGGAAAAAAGGGCGACTTTTCATCTCTTGGTCTAAATGATTTGCATATAAAACAACTAGCCAAACTTTTTCTTAAAACAGAAGATGAACTAGGTCCAACTACAGTTAATCAATTTTTCGATAAATCTTTCTTTGATACTAATATGTGGTGTTTTTGGCGTTCTATGTTTGCATTTGAGACTTGGCATAGTGTTGTAGAAATGAAAAGATATATGGAACGTTTCATTCATCTGCTTCCAGGTATGAATTCAATGAAAAATATTATGTTTAGCAAATATAATCAATACGATTCTTTTATACTACCTTTAAAAAATTGGTTAAAGTCTAAAGGTGTTATATTTAATTTAAATTCTCAAGTCACAAATTTAAGTATGGAAATTAATGAAGATATAAAAAAAGTTACAGCTATACATTTATTAAGAGGTAAAAACAAAGATGTAATCAATGTAACAGAAAATGATTTAGTTTTTGTTACTACAGGGTCTATGACAGAAAATTCAACTATTGGAAATATGGATACTGCACCTGTTTTAAACTCAGATGAAGGGGCTTGTTGGACTTTATGGAAAAATATATCTAAAAACCATCCATCATTCGGAAATCCAGAAGTATTTTGTAGTGATATAGACAAAAGTAAGTGGGAATCATTTACTATCACATGCAAAGATTCTAAACTAATAAAGAAACTTCAAGATTTAACTGGAAGGGATCCGTATTCAGGAAAAGTTGTTACAGGTGGAATTATAACTATAAAGGATTCTAATTGGCTATTGAGTATAACTTGCAATAGACAACCTCATTTTATAAATCAACCTAAAGATGTTATTGTATTATGGGCGTATGGCCTTTTCCCTGATAATATTGGTAACTTTGTTAAAAAGAAAATGTGCGATTGTACAGGCTCTGAGTTAGCAATGGAACTTTTATATCATATGGGCTTAGAAAATGACATCCCAGAAATTTTAGACACAGTTAATGTCATACCATGTATGATGCCGTATGTTACTAGCCAGTTTATGCCTCGTACAAAAGGAGATCGCCCAGATGTTGTTCCTAAAGGAAGTGTAAATTTTGCATTTTTAGGTCAATTTGTTGAAATACCTGGTGATTGTGTATTTACTGTTGAGTACTCTGTTCGTTCAGCAATGATGGGAGTATACAGTTTACTTAATATAGATAGAAATATCCCTGAAGTATATCCTTCAAAATATGATATACGTTCCATATCTGCAGCAACAAAAACATTATATGGTAAAAGACCTTTACCTGGCGAATTCTTAATAAAAAAATTATTACAAAACACAAGTTTAGATGGTTTGATCTAA
- a CDS encoding HutD family protein, giving the protein MTCKIKIIKEQGQKINKWSGGITNQLYIYPENSSYEKKNFKWRISSATVEAEESEFTKLPNIQRKIMVLDGNLLLRHQNHYDKKLEKFDIDSFSGDWDTISYGKATDFNLMTSEDCSCELRYINVKSEIILEPKMNLNDSFYRYEFNCFYSLNGSFKIKLDNGNILEVEQGDLAIVKFKKGFKGKLILINSQEEELDIIESIVYY; this is encoded by the coding sequence TTGACTTGTAAAATTAAAATTATAAAAGAGCAAGGTCAGAAAATTAACAAATGGTCTGGAGGAATCACAAATCAATTGTATATATATCCTGAAAATTCTTCGTATGAAAAGAAAAATTTTAAATGGAGAATAAGCTCAGCAACTGTTGAAGCAGAAGAGTCAGAATTTACTAAACTTCCAAATATACAAAGAAAAATAATGGTTTTAGATGGTAATTTACTATTAAGGCATCAAAATCATTATGACAAAAAGCTTGAAAAGTTTGATATAGATAGCTTTAGTGGGGATTGGGATACTATAAGTTATGGAAAAGCTACAGACTTTAACTTGATGACAAGTGAAGATTGTAGTTGTGAATTAAGATACATAAATGTAAAATCAGAAATAATTTTAGAACCTAAAATGAATTTAAATGATAGTTTCTACAGATATGAATTTAATTGCTTTTATAGCTTAAATGGAAGCTTTAAAATTAAATTAGATAATGGTAATATACTTGAAGTAGAACAAGGTGATTTAGCTATAGTAAAATTTAAAAAAGGATTTAAAGGAAAATTAATTTTAATAAATAGTCAAGAAGAAGAATTAGATATAATTGAAAGTATAGTTTATTACTAA
- a CDS encoding spore germination protein has product MILTKSIKRNVELMKEHLPLDKSFDVIQREVIIGGKSCYLFFIDGFIKDEVMERILSGFFKISEKDFESVHELKDFIHKYIPYIEVAKENKLKNIAKEVLSGPMAILIDGFDESIILDVRTYPVRGIGEPEKEKSLKGAKDGFVETIVFNTALVRRRVKDPDLIFEMFSVGQRSKTDVVIGYIDGLVDDKTLKHLKKQIDEINVKSLVMSEQSIVEALVQSRWYNPFPKARYTERPDVAAAHVLEGKILLIIDNSPNAIILPTTIFDFLQDVDDFYQPVIIGNYLRLIRNFTLLATFMITPLYTLAIRYASELPVWLQFIVPKDPYDVPIFLQFLILEFSVDALQLASLNTPGSLGMSLSVIGALILGDFAVQTGWFIPHTILYMAIVALGSYSQPSVDLGYSIKIVRILLLILTAAFNIWGFVAGLIIALVLLMTNKTITGKSYLYPLIPFEYSALKRLIFRVKLDAKNEGK; this is encoded by the coding sequence ATGATTCTAACTAAAAGTATTAAACGAAATGTAGAACTTATGAAAGAACACCTCCCTTTAGATAAAAGTTTTGATGTTATCCAAAGAGAGGTTATTATCGGCGGAAAAAGCTGTTATTTGTTCTTTATTGATGGGTTTATAAAAGATGAAGTCATGGAAAGGATACTTTCTGGTTTCTTTAAAATATCAGAAAAAGATTTCGAATCAGTTCATGAGTTAAAAGACTTTATACATAAATATATTCCATATATAGAGGTAGCAAAAGAAAATAAATTAAAAAATATAGCTAAGGAAGTTCTTTCAGGCCCTATGGCTATATTAATTGATGGTTTTGATGAGTCTATTATCCTAGATGTTAGGACATATCCTGTACGTGGTATAGGAGAACCCGAAAAAGAAAAATCACTTAAGGGCGCAAAAGATGGTTTTGTTGAAACTATAGTTTTTAATACTGCTCTTGTCAGACGAAGAGTAAAAGATCCTGATCTTATCTTTGAGATGTTTAGCGTTGGTCAGAGATCCAAGACAGATGTAGTTATTGGGTATATAGATGGATTGGTAGATGATAAAACATTAAAACATTTAAAAAAACAAATAGACGAAATAAATGTAAAATCATTAGTAATGAGTGAACAAAGTATAGTTGAGGCCCTTGTCCAAAGTAGATGGTATAACCCATTTCCAAAAGCTAGGTACACAGAACGTCCTGATGTTGCAGCTGCTCATGTTTTAGAGGGTAAGATATTGTTAATCATAGATAACTCCCCTAATGCAATAATATTACCAACTACAATATTTGATTTTTTGCAGGATGTTGATGATTTTTACCAACCTGTAATCATAGGAAATTATTTAAGGCTAATTAGAAATTTTACATTATTGGCTACTTTTATGATAACTCCTTTATATACTCTGGCTATAAGGTATGCATCTGAACTTCCAGTATGGTTGCAATTTATAGTGCCAAAAGACCCCTACGATGTTCCTATTTTTCTACAGTTTTTAATTTTGGAGTTTTCTGTAGATGCACTCCAACTTGCCTCACTTAATACTCCTGGGTCACTAGGTATGTCCTTATCTGTTATTGGTGCCCTTATTTTAGGTGATTTTGCAGTACAAACTGGCTGGTTTATACCTCACACCATACTATATATGGCTATTGTTGCACTAGGAAGCTACTCTCAACCAAGCGTTGATTTAGGATATTCTATAAAAATAGTTAGGATACTGCTCTTAATTTTAACAGCTGCATTTAATATCTGGGGATTTGTCGCTGGATTAATAATTGCACTTGTACTTCTAATGACAAATAAAACAATAACTGGAAAAAGCTACTTATATCCACTTATTCCATTTGAATATAGTGCTTTAAAAAGATTAATTTTTAGAGTTAAACTAGATGCTAAAAATGAAGGTAAATAG
- the eam gene encoding glutamate 2,3-aminomutase, with product MNEKNKISLERASELKSRIEDYIKIKDTIPTGIKNEESINYRKRKILEVLNAKEEDWDDYKWQLSNRITDVDMLSKILSLTEKEVENIKNVQSKFRWAISPYYLSLIDPNNPYDAIKLMSIPSSVELDESISDLDPMGEEFTNPAGSITRRYPDRLIINVTNECAMYCRHCQRRRNIGQEDCKKSKEVIKESINYIKENTEIRDVLITGGDPLTLNDDMLEWIISEIRKIDHVDYIRLGSRTLVTMPQRITDEFCNMIKKYHPIYINTHFNNPMEITKETKEACEKLANNGVPLGNQAVLLNGVNNDKYLMRCLNHELLKIRVKPYYIFHSKHVKGTTHFNTSVDEGMEIMEYLRGYTSGMAIPTYIINAPKGKGKTPLLPQYLISKGSDYIMIRTWEGEVVKVEDNKSVNIKDVIDKSIV from the coding sequence ATGAATGAGAAAAATAAGATTTCTTTAGAGAGAGCATCAGAGTTAAAATCAAGAATAGAAGATTATATAAAAATTAAAGATACAATTCCAACTGGTATTAAAAATGAAGAATCCATAAACTATAGAAAAAGAAAAATTTTAGAGGTTTTAAATGCAAAAGAAGAAGATTGGGATGATTATAAATGGCAGTTATCTAATAGAATAACTGATGTTGATATGCTTAGTAAAATTTTAAGCTTAACTGAAAAAGAAGTTGAAAATATTAAAAATGTTCAAAGTAAATTTAGATGGGCTATTTCTCCATACTATCTAAGCTTAATAGATCCTAATAATCCATATGATGCAATAAAATTAATGTCAATTCCATCTAGTGTAGAACTAGACGAATCAATAAGTGATTTGGATCCTATGGGAGAAGAATTCACCAATCCAGCAGGTAGTATAACTAGAAGATATCCAGATAGATTAATTATAAATGTTACAAATGAGTGTGCTATGTACTGTAGACATTGTCAAAGAAGACGAAATATTGGACAAGAAGATTGCAAAAAAAGCAAAGAAGTAATTAAAGAGTCTATAAATTATATTAAAGAGAATACAGAAATAAGAGATGTACTTATAACTGGTGGAGATCCACTTACACTTAATGATGATATGCTAGAATGGATAATTAGTGAAATAAGAAAAATTGATCATGTAGATTATATAAGATTAGGAAGTAGAACTTTGGTAACTATGCCACAAAGAATCACTGATGAATTTTGCAATATGATAAAGAAGTATCATCCTATATATATAAATACACATTTTAACAACCCAATGGAAATAACAAAAGAAACTAAAGAAGCGTGCGAAAAATTAGCAAATAACGGAGTTCCATTAGGAAATCAGGCTGTTTTATTAAATGGAGTTAATAATGATAAATATTTAATGAGATGTTTAAATCATGAGCTTCTTAAAATAAGAGTAAAACCTTACTATATATTCCATAGTAAACATGTAAAAGGAACTACTCATTTTAATACATCTGTAGATGAGGGTATGGAGATAATGGAGTATCTAAGAGGATATACATCTGGGATGGCTATTCCAACTTATATAATAAATGCTCCTAAAGGAAAAGGTAAAACACCTTTATTACCTCAATATTTAATCTCAAAGGGATCGGATTATATAATGATAAGAACCTGGGAAGGTGAAGTTGTTAAAGTAGAAGATAATAAATCTGTTAATATAAAAGATGTTATAGATAAAAGTATAGTGTAG
- a CDS encoding peptide-binding protein → MKKRKRIISLVMTATLGISILTGCSKGDESGKAIEPKSKDSIVYALTSSPTGIFNPLLNDTTYDDAVIDLTYNSLLSFDKNLNPKPELAKSYEISDDNLSITFKLKDNIKWSDGKTLTTNDVAFTFTSLADKGYTGSKYGYVEKLKGAKDYHEGSVDKIEGIEVIDKNTIKFTFAEPYSPGLTNLGSIGIIPKHIWGEVPIAQWKDKKDLLTKPVGTGPYEVVSFTEGQDVQLKRNDNYFDGDVKTEKFILKVTNEDTATGELLNGTVDVIDASNLKNKDIKELESEGMDVTSYDSNLVQYMGFNLRDKKFQDKNLRQAFMYALDRNAMVDKLLEGNGQVVDTPMLPSSWSYPDKSTLNNYKYNKDKAKELLKQAGYEDRDNNGIVEDKDGKELVVKLTYPTGNKLREQTAPIIQANLKDIGVKMELENMEFTALMDKVVANHDFELYLMGNNLSLDPDPKPYWHSTSASDEKGNSAWNISSFKNEKADKLIEQGISVSDQKQRKEIYSQFGKLLNDEVPWAYLYSQNIRKAYNPHLKDFKPYTFNDFDNVKDWYID, encoded by the coding sequence TTGAAAAAAAGAAAAAGAATAATATCTTTAGTAATGACAGCTACTTTAGGTATTAGTATTTTAACGGGGTGTAGTAAAGGGGATGAATCCGGAAAAGCTATAGAACCAAAATCAAAAGATAGTATAGTATATGCATTAACAAGTTCACCTACAGGAATATTCAATCCACTGTTAAATGACACAACATACGATGATGCAGTAATAGATCTTACATATAACTCACTTTTAAGTTTTGATAAAAATTTAAATCCAAAACCAGAGTTAGCTAAATCATACGAGATATCTGATGATAACTTAAGTATAACATTTAAGTTAAAAGATAATATTAAATGGAGTGATGGGAAAACGTTAACTACAAATGACGTAGCATTTACATTCACAAGTTTAGCTGATAAAGGATATACAGGGTCAAAATATGGTTATGTTGAAAAATTAAAGGGAGCGAAAGATTACCACGAAGGCAGTGTTGATAAAATAGAAGGTATTGAGGTTATTGATAAGAATACAATTAAATTTACATTTGCAGAACCATATTCTCCGGGGCTTACAAACTTAGGAAGCATAGGTATAATACCAAAACATATATGGGGAGAAGTACCTATAGCTCAATGGAAAGATAAAAAAGATTTACTTACAAAACCAGTAGGTACAGGTCCATATGAAGTAGTATCTTTCACTGAAGGACAAGATGTTCAGTTAAAAAGAAATGATAACTATTTTGACGGAGATGTAAAAACAGAAAAGTTCATATTAAAGGTTACTAACGAAGATACGGCTACTGGAGAACTATTAAATGGAACAGTAGATGTTATTGATGCATCGAATCTAAAAAATAAAGATATAAAAGAGCTAGAGTCAGAAGGTATGGATGTTACATCATATGATAGTAACCTAGTTCAGTACATGGGATTCAATCTTAGAGATAAAAAATTCCAAGATAAAAATTTAAGACAAGCATTTATGTATGCTTTAGATAGAAATGCTATGGTAGATAAATTATTAGAAGGAAATGGACAAGTTGTAGATACACCTATGCTACCAAGTTCATGGTCATATCCAGATAAATCAACTTTAAATAATTACAAATATAATAAAGACAAAGCAAAGGAACTTTTAAAACAAGCTGGGTATGAAGATAGAGATAATAACGGTATAGTAGAAGATAAAGATGGAAAAGAACTAGTAGTTAAGCTAACATATCCTACTGGAAATAAATTAAGAGAGCAGACAGCTCCAATTATTCAAGCAAACTTAAAAGATATAGGAGTAAAAATGGAACTTGAAAACATGGAATTTACAGCACTTATGGATAAGGTTGTAGCAAATCATGACTTTGAGTTATATCTAATGGGTAATAATTTATCATTAGATCCAGACCCTAAACCTTATTGGCATTCTACATCTGCATCTGATGAAAAAGGAAACTCTGCATGGAATATATCATCTTTCAAAAATGAAAAAGCAGATAAATTAATAGAACAAGGAATAAGTGTATCTGATCAGAAACAACGTAAAGAAATATACTCTCAATTTGGAAAACTTTTAAATGATGAAGTTCCGTGGGCATATTTATATTCTCAAAATATAAGAAAAGCTTATAACCCTCATCTTAAAGACTTTAAACCATATACATTTAATGATTTCGATAATGTAAAAGATTGGTATATAGATTAA